CAGCAATTGTCATTACAAGGATTCTATAGCAACGCCCATGGATTGCCCCATTAAACATTTCATTTCCAACCCTTCTTCTGAGGCTTCTATCAGGTCTTTATCAAAAGCAATTTTATTGGGTTCAAAAAGAAGGATGAGGGTAGAGCCTCCAAAAGAAAAAAAGCCTTTCTCTGCACCTTTCTTATAGGGTTGGGAAGGAGTATAGGTTTCATGGATAGAACCCACACTTGTCGCACCGATTTCTAAATAAAGGACTTTGCCAAACCTCTGAGAATCAAGAACACAAAGGGAGCGTTTATTTTCAGATAAAATGCCAAAGTTTTTTTTAATAGCAATCGGGTTAACTGAGTAAAGCCATCCATTTATCCATTCTGTTGATGCGGGAATGCAATCAACTGGGAAATGAAAGCGGTGATAGTCAGAAGGACAGAGCCTTGCTAGAACCATGCTTCCATATTGATAGCTTTTTGCCAAT
This genomic stretch from Chlamydiales bacterium STE3 harbors:
- a CDS encoding Phosphatidylserine decarboxylase proenzyme (Product derived from UniProtKB/Swiss-Prot:Q9Z767;Gene name derived from UniProtKB/Swiss-Prot:Q9Z767;EC number derived from UniProtKB/Swiss-Prot:Q9Z767) — encoded protein: MKPIVFIDRLSRVKMVEKVYGDKVLSFLYGESFFSKIVGVPLMHLLSRVSFFSACVGFWQNRHFTKKRIKPFIESYAVDEREFEKPVDQFESFNDFFIRKLKQESRPIDSREDRAVIPADGRYSIYPNMALAKFFQVKGNRFTLEALLGDEKLAKSYQYGSMVLARLCPSDYHRFHFPVDCIPASTEWINGWLYSVNPIAIKKNFGILSENKRSLCVLDSQRFGKVLYLEIGATSVGSIHETYTPSQPYKKGAEKGFFSFGGSTLILLFEPNKIAFDKDLIEASEEGLEMKCLMGQSMGVAIESL